The Plasmodium malariae genome assembly, chromosome: 3 genome window below encodes:
- the PmUG01_03023800 gene encoding transcription initiation factor IIE subunit alpha, putative, with the protein MNKSKEIFYDKEKKFFLYLMVYVSRFFMNDEEIVIFDLFVNNECLYLEKDLINNINMNEQKIRSILTKFLKDKFIIQVQKNKNNEKGSSYQTYYCLNNYIVYVIDYRIKQMESELQKKKSESDIYICNFCNATYSQLDAQTLPLDAYDAHFLCFCNNKIDLIEKDDSSNEHMYNKYTKYLNILKEHIEKLKNYSIPLYTEKFSRKNLNSSNSFVTDNSSDESATNNSSELSLTNNSSLISQNQAKQIVENGKSKKEETYTDTCSSVIKTDKKIKICMNVQGKNNIKKLPNADFTKMVITPKNDEKEENAIDKNKEISKNKNDNIVEESKCEKNKDDKQQTDEPELPLFFIQKFNKKFTLINAQKLQQDMTQEEFEEFMDLQDEYLDKI; encoded by the exons ATGAACAAGTCAAAGGAAATATTCTATGATAAGGAGAAGAAATTCTTCCTTTATTTGATGGTATACGTGAGCAGGTTTTTTATGAACGATGAGGAAATAGTAATATTCGATCTGTTTGTCAATAATGAATGtctatatttagaaaaagatttaattaataatattaatatgaacGAGCAGAAAATAAGAAGCATTTTaactaaatttttaaaggacaaatttattatccaagtacaaaaaaataaaaataatgaaaagggAAGCTCCTATCAGACTTATTATTGTCTGAAcaattatattgtatatgtTATTGACTACAGAATAAAGCAAATGGAAAGTGAgctccaaaaaaaaaaaagcgagagcgatatatacatttgtaatttttgtaatGCTACATATTCACAACTGGATGCTCAGACACTTCCCCTGGATGCATACGACGCGCACTTCCTATGCTTCTGCAATAACAAAATAGATTTAATA gAAAAGGACGACAGCAGCAACGAGCacatgtataataaatacacGAAATACTTAAACATCTTAAAGGAGCATATAGAAAAGCTAAAGAACTATTCCATACCGTTGTATACAGAAAAATTTAGTAGAAAGAATTTGAATTCATCCAACTCGTTTGTAACAGATAATTCTTCAGACGAGTCGGCTACAAACAATTCTTCGGAGCTGTCCTTGACCAATAACTCTTCCTTGATTTCTCAAA ATCAAGCAAAACAAATTGTCGAAAATGGTAAGagcaaaaaagaagaaacgTACACAGACACATGCAGCAGTGTCATAAAAAcagacaaaaaaataaaaatttgcatGAATGTGCAaggtaaaaataacataaaaaaattgccaAATGCggattttacaaaaatggtAATTACTCCAAAGAAtgatgaaaaagaagaaaatgcaATTGATAAGAATAAAGagataagtaaaaataaaaatgataatattgtTGAGGAATctaaatgtgaaaaaaataaagatgatAAACAACAAACGGATGAACCGGAGTtaccccttttttttatacaaaaatttaataaaaaatttacccTAATCA acgCCCAAAAACTACAACAAGACATGACGCAAGAAGAATTTGAAGAATTTATGGATTTGCAAGACGAATACTTAGATAAAATATGA